The Dehalobacter sp. genome window below encodes:
- a CDS encoding ABC-F family ATP-binding cassette domain-containing protein has translation MILLSAEKITKSYSEKKLLKDMSLFINEGDKIGVIGINGTGKSTFLKIIAGIENPDAGAVTTASGVRISYLPQNPIFGEGLTVLEQVFLGTSSEVRDLMEYEAKSILTRLGITDFSMDVSFLSGGEKKRVAIARTLVKPSEILILDEPTNHLDNEMVLWLENYLRKYSGAMIMITHDRYFLDRVTNRMIEISQGNLYSYPANYSKYLELKAQREEMEISTERKNSSLFRRELEWISRGARARGTKSKERIERFRQLSERDKPADREKLNLSSVASRLGKKTIEMNHIAKSYAGKMLIRDFDHIILRDARIGIVGKNGCGKSTLLKMIMGSVEADSGTIVTGETVRIGYFSQESAEMDPSQRVIAYIRDIAENIETVDGTVTATQMLERFLFPADLQWNTIAKLSGGERRRLYLLSVLMKSPNILLLDEPSNDLDIETLSILEDYLENFNGAVVVVSHDRYFLDKVVDRIFEFQEDGTLRQYVGGYSDYQEQITDKGREEKDSSKRNSPSSGSSTSNTLITSSNMGISDQFNCTDPQGETAEPRKKLKFTYKEEQEYGKIEEEIAQLEANLRTLDETISRETSNYAKLQELLSEKEELECTIAGKMERWIYLNDLAEKIAAAKL, from the coding sequence CTATTATCGGCAGAAAAGATTACGAAAAGTTATAGTGAGAAAAAACTCTTAAAAGATATGTCTCTATTCATCAATGAGGGAGACAAAATCGGTGTGATCGGGATTAATGGCACCGGTAAATCGACCTTCTTAAAGATTATTGCCGGCATAGAGAACCCTGATGCCGGAGCCGTAACGACGGCTTCTGGGGTCAGGATCAGTTATCTTCCGCAAAATCCTATTTTCGGTGAGGGTCTGACCGTTCTGGAACAAGTATTTCTGGGAACGTCATCTGAAGTCCGGGATTTGATGGAATATGAAGCCAAGTCTATTCTAACCAGGCTGGGTATTACGGATTTCTCGATGGATGTCAGCTTCCTGTCAGGCGGAGAAAAGAAACGCGTTGCGATCGCGCGTACATTGGTCAAACCCAGTGAAATCCTGATTCTGGATGAACCGACCAACCATTTGGACAATGAAATGGTCCTCTGGCTGGAAAATTATCTGCGCAAATACAGCGGAGCGATGATCATGATCACGCACGATCGCTATTTCCTCGACAGGGTAACCAACCGTATGATTGAGATCAGTCAGGGAAATCTGTACAGCTATCCGGCGAATTATTCCAAGTATTTGGAGCTGAAAGCCCAGCGCGAAGAAATGGAAATCAGCACGGAAAGAAAAAACAGCAGTCTCTTCCGAAGAGAACTGGAGTGGATCAGCCGCGGTGCCAGAGCCAGAGGGACGAAAAGTAAAGAACGGATTGAGCGTTTCAGACAATTAAGCGAGAGAGATAAACCGGCAGACAGGGAGAAGCTGAACCTCAGTTCGGTGGCATCCCGCCTTGGTAAAAAGACCATTGAAATGAACCATATCGCAAAATCCTATGCCGGAAAAATGCTGATCCGGGATTTTGACCATATTATTCTGCGTGACGCCAGAATAGGCATTGTTGGCAAAAACGGCTGCGGCAAATCGACCCTGTTAAAAATGATCATGGGCTCGGTTGAAGCGGACAGCGGGACGATCGTTACAGGCGAAACCGTCAGGATCGGTTACTTTTCGCAGGAAAGCGCTGAGATGGATCCCTCTCAGCGCGTCATCGCCTATATTCGGGATATTGCCGAAAACATTGAGACGGTGGACGGAACAGTGACTGCCACGCAAATGCTGGAACGCTTCCTGTTTCCAGCTGATTTACAGTGGAATACGATTGCCAAGCTTTCCGGCGGCGAACGCAGACGACTTTATCTGCTCAGCGTGCTGATGAAATCCCCGAATATCCTGCTGCTGGACGAGCCGTCTAATGATCTGGATATTGAGACGCTGAGCATCCTGGAAGATTACCTGGAGAACTTCAACGGTGCTGTGGTCGTCGTCTCCCATGACCGTTATTTCCTGGATAAAGTCGTAGACCGGATCTTTGAATTCCAGGAAGACGGGACACTGCGGCAATATGTCGGCGGTTATTCCGATTATCAGGAACAAATTACGGATAAGGGCAGAGAAGAAAAAGATAGTTCTAAGAGAAACAGTCCTTCAAGTGGTTCAAGTACTTCAAATACTTTAATCACTTCAAGCAACATGGGCATTTCAGACCAATTTAATTGTACTGATCCCCAGGGTGAAACCGCCGAACCCAGGAAAAAATTGAAGTTTACCTACAAGGAAGAACAGGAATACGGAAAAATCGAAGAAGAGATTGCACAGCTCGAAGCAAACTTGCGTACACTGGATGAAACCATTTCGCGGGAGACCAGTAACTATGCAAAATTGCAGGAATTGCTTTCCGAGAAAGAAGAGCTGGAATGTACCATTGCCGGCAAGATGGAACGCTGGATATATCTGAACGATCTTGCTGAAAAAATTGCTGCTGCGAAATTATAA
- a CDS encoding ATP-binding cassette domain-containing protein, producing MISTTGISLRYGGRALFENVNIKFIPGNCYGLIGANGSGKSTFLKILSGEIEANKGDVSTDPGERIAVLKQNHFEFDEVEVLKTVMMGHKRLCEVMDEKEVLYAKPDFSEEDGMKIAELEAEFAEMNGWEAESEAATLLNGLGIGEEYHDKKMKELDGNEKIRVLLAQALFGSPDILLLDEPTNHLDIASITWLENFLYNFENTVIVVSHDRHFLNKVCTHIADIDFGKIQLYVGNYDFWYESSQLALKQMRDANEKTEAKKKELQEFIQRFSANASKSKQATSRKKLLEKLTLEDIRPSSRKYPFVDFKPDREAGNDLLAVNGISKEVEGEKILNNVSFIVSKGDKIAFVGPNGLPKTSLFKILIGETTADSGDFKWGVTTSQSYFPKDNAAYFDDVHLSLVDWLRQYSSDQTETFVRGWLGRMLFSGEEALKEAAVLSGGEKVRCMLAKMMLSGANVLLFDEPTNHLDLESITALNDGLINYKGTILFVSHDHQFVQTVANRIIEITPNGIIDKQITYDEYLESEDIQALRKKMYEM from the coding sequence ATGATCAGTACGACTGGAATATCTCTTCGTTACGGCGGACGTGCGTTATTTGAAAACGTCAATATTAAGTTCATCCCCGGGAACTGTTATGGACTCATCGGCGCGAACGGCTCCGGCAAATCGACCTTTTTAAAAATTCTCTCCGGTGAGATAGAAGCCAATAAAGGAGATGTCTCGACTGACCCCGGCGAAAGAATCGCCGTCTTAAAGCAGAACCACTTTGAATTTGACGAAGTTGAGGTCTTAAAAACCGTCATGATGGGTCACAAAAGGCTCTGTGAGGTTATGGATGAAAAAGAAGTTCTCTATGCCAAACCCGATTTTTCCGAAGAAGACGGCATGAAGATCGCCGAACTGGAAGCGGAATTTGCGGAAATGAACGGCTGGGAAGCTGAATCCGAAGCGGCAACGCTCTTAAACGGACTCGGTATTGGCGAAGAGTACCACGATAAAAAGATGAAGGAACTCGACGGCAATGAAAAGATCCGGGTCCTTTTGGCCCAGGCTCTATTTGGAAGTCCTGATATCCTGCTGCTGGACGAACCTACAAACCACCTCGACATTGCCTCCATTACCTGGCTCGAAAACTTCCTGTATAACTTTGAGAACACCGTGATCGTCGTTTCCCACGACAGACACTTTTTAAATAAAGTCTGCACGCATATTGCCGATATTGATTTCGGTAAAATTCAGCTTTACGTCGGTAACTATGACTTCTGGTACGAATCGAGCCAGCTGGCGTTGAAGCAGATGAGAGACGCCAATGAAAAGACGGAAGCTAAGAAAAAGGAATTGCAGGAGTTTATCCAGCGGTTCAGTGCCAATGCTTCCAAGTCAAAACAGGCCACATCCCGCAAAAAACTTCTGGAAAAACTGACCCTGGAGGACATCCGGCCGTCATCCCGCAAATATCCGTTTGTTGATTTTAAACCGGATAGGGAAGCAGGGAATGACCTGTTGGCCGTGAACGGAATCAGCAAAGAAGTAGAAGGGGAGAAGATCCTGAACAATGTCTCATTTATCGTTAGTAAAGGTGATAAGATTGCGTTCGTAGGTCCTAACGGTCTGCCTAAGACATCCCTGTTTAAAATATTAATCGGGGAAACGACTGCCGACAGCGGAGATTTCAAATGGGGCGTTACCACATCCCAGTCCTATTTCCCGAAAGACAACGCGGCTTATTTTGACGATGTTCATCTGAGCCTTGTCGATTGGCTCAGGCAATATTCCAGTGATCAGACCGAGACCTTCGTCAGAGGCTGGCTTGGCAGAATGCTTTTCTCCGGCGAAGAAGCGCTGAAGGAAGCAGCCGTGCTTTCCGGAGGGGAAAAGGTCCGCTGCATGCTGGCTAAAATGATGCTTTCCGGCGCTAACGTCCTGCTGTTTGACGAGCCGACCAACCACCTCGACCTGGAATCCATCACTGCCTTAAATGACGGGCTGATCAATTATAAGGGAACGATTCTGTTTGTTTCGCATGACCACCAGTTTGTCCAGACTGTGGCCAACCGAATCATTGAAATCACGCCGAATGGGATTATCGACAAGCAGATCACGTATGACGAATATCTGGAAAGTGAAGATATTCAGGCGCTGCGCAAGAAGATGTACGAAATGTAG
- a CDS encoding IS66 family transposase, with the protein MKELQKNEMNNAEMVTISRTEYEALKEQNAEQGRQIEWLIQQIRLNQKKRFGSSTEKTQEAVMEQLSLLFNEAEAYIKIEPSEKTKVAAHTRKKRSGSLEEILPDNVPVEVVEHRLPDEERLCASCDTVMQEIGKEVRRSLVIIPAQVKIREDWYFSYACLTCKAEALETPVLKTQKNKPVIAGSFASPEAIAHIMTQKFVMYSPLYRQEQELNRSGVMLSRQTMSSWILRASEDWLKPVYEEMHRRLLQHSVLFADETTLQVLREPGKKAQAKSYMWMYRTGGDTDQPIVLYEYKPDRKAENPKKFLEGFSGYLHADGYQAYYTLPENITVVGCWAHARRKFDEAVNSLPKSEQKGSSAIIGQEYCNKLFSIEDKLKCLSPEERYTQRLELEKPVLDAMLTWARTRNAAPKSALGKALYYLQQQWPHLIEYLKAGRLELSNNRAEWSIKPFVMSRKNFLFANTPNGAEGSAVIYSLIETAKENNLDPYRYLVYVLTTAPNLDQTQPDWVIQLLPANAPEHCRVPYAKSKCDD; encoded by the coding sequence ATGAAAGAGCTACAAAAAAATGAGATGAATAACGCTGAAATGGTCACCATTTCACGTACCGAATATGAAGCGCTTAAAGAGCAGAATGCGGAGCAAGGTCGGCAAATCGAGTGGCTTATACAACAGATACGCCTGAACCAAAAGAAGCGCTTCGGATCTTCCACCGAGAAAACGCAGGAAGCGGTCATGGAGCAGCTGAGCCTTCTGTTTAACGAGGCGGAAGCGTATATAAAAATCGAGCCATCGGAGAAAACAAAGGTTGCCGCCCATACCCGCAAAAAGCGTTCTGGTAGCCTTGAGGAAATTCTGCCGGATAATGTCCCTGTTGAAGTAGTTGAGCATCGTCTTCCAGACGAAGAACGGCTCTGCGCATCCTGCGATACTGTCATGCAGGAAATCGGCAAGGAAGTCCGCCGCAGCCTTGTAATTATTCCGGCTCAGGTAAAAATCCGTGAAGACTGGTATTTCAGCTATGCCTGCTTGACCTGTAAAGCAGAGGCCTTGGAAACCCCCGTGCTGAAAACGCAAAAAAATAAACCCGTCATCGCGGGAAGCTTTGCCTCCCCGGAAGCGATAGCCCACATCATGACCCAGAAATTCGTGATGTATTCTCCTCTTTACCGACAGGAACAGGAGCTTAACCGAAGCGGCGTGATGCTATCCCGCCAGACGATGTCCAGCTGGATATTAAGAGCATCTGAGGACTGGTTGAAACCAGTGTACGAGGAGATGCACCGACGGCTCTTGCAGCACAGTGTTCTATTCGCGGACGAGACCACCTTGCAGGTGTTGCGGGAACCAGGCAAGAAGGCGCAAGCCAAAAGCTACATGTGGATGTACAGAACCGGCGGGGATACTGATCAGCCGATTGTGCTTTATGAATACAAGCCTGATCGGAAAGCTGAAAACCCGAAGAAATTTTTGGAAGGATTCTCCGGATACCTGCATGCTGACGGTTATCAGGCCTATTACACGTTGCCGGAAAACATCACGGTAGTTGGCTGCTGGGCCCATGCTCGGCGCAAATTTGATGAGGCAGTCAATTCCTTACCGAAATCCGAGCAAAAAGGATCTTCGGCAATAATTGGGCAAGAGTATTGCAACAAGCTATTCTCAATTGAGGATAAGCTTAAATGTCTTTCCCCTGAAGAACGATATACCCAGCGGCTGGAGCTGGAAAAACCGGTACTGGATGCAATGCTAACATGGGCACGAACAAGAAACGCAGCTCCGAAGTCTGCCCTTGGAAAAGCCTTGTATTATCTGCAACAGCAGTGGCCTCACTTGATAGAGTATCTGAAGGCCGGCCGGCTGGAGCTCTCTAACAACCGAGCAGAATGGAGCATAAAACCGTTTGTCATGAGCCGAAAAAACTTTCTATTCGCTAATACGCCAAATGGGGCTGAGGGCAGCGCGGTGATATACAGCCTAATTGAAACCGCCAAGGAGAACAACCTTGATCCGTATAGGTATCTGGTATATGTCTTAACAACTGCTCCTAACCTTGATCAAACACAACCGGACTGGGTGATTCAGTTACTCCCGGCAAATGCTCCGGAGCATTGCCGAGTACCGTATGCTAAGAGCAAATGCGACGATTGA
- the tnpB gene encoding IS66 family insertion sequence element accessory protein TnpB (TnpB, as the term is used for proteins encoded by IS66 family insertion elements, is considered an accessory protein, since TnpC, encoded by a neighboring gene, is a DDE family transposase.) codes for MLNDFSGADYIYIACGYTDLRCGIDGLASIVQQKFQLDPFTNTLFLFCGRRCDRIKALYWEGNGFVLLYKRLENGRFQWPRSAAEAQALTPQQYRWLMEGLSVEQPKAHRPSTGLCMV; via the coding sequence ATGCTGAATGATTTTTCCGGAGCCGACTACATATATATTGCCTGTGGCTACACCGATCTCCGATGCGGGATCGACGGTCTAGCCAGTATTGTCCAGCAAAAGTTCCAGTTGGATCCGTTCACCAACACCCTGTTTCTATTTTGCGGACGCCGATGTGACCGGATAAAGGCCTTGTATTGGGAAGGCAATGGGTTTGTTCTCCTGTATAAACGGCTTGAAAACGGCAGGTTTCAGTGGCCGCGTAGTGCCGCCGAAGCGCAGGCGCTTACCCCACAGCAGTACCGGTGGCTCATGGAAGGTTTAAGCGTAGAACAACCCAAAGCACACCGTCCTTCAACAGGCCTCTGCATGGTTTAA
- a CDS encoding IS66 family insertion sequence element accessory protein TnpB has product MEQSLQALSANQRLAEWTERISSCRNSGISIKQWCRENGIVEKTYYYWQRRVFEALTAQQEPYFARVPVERRNDHLEVAATVRIGNAEADIYPSADASTIEAIFRALKSC; this is encoded by the coding sequence ATGGAACAAAGCCTGCAAGCCTTAAGCGCAAACCAGCGGCTGGCTGAGTGGACTGAGCGGATCTCATCCTGCCGGAATAGCGGAATAAGCATCAAACAATGGTGTCGGGAAAACGGGATTGTCGAAAAAACATATTATTACTGGCAGCGCCGAGTGTTTGAGGCGTTGACCGCGCAGCAAGAGCCGTACTTTGCAAGAGTTCCCGTAGAACGCCGGAATGACCATCTTGAAGTAGCGGCAACTGTGCGCATTGGAAATGCCGAAGCCGACATCTATCCCAGCGCCGACGCGTCAACCATTGAGGCAATCTTCCGCGCGCTGAAATCATGCTGA
- a CDS encoding YlmH/Sll1252 family protein, with amino-acid sequence MITKAETVKKYAQDEESRLLLARALDKLDESEKKNIPVCMRFCSEQQRVLLGNALKASGNPRHFFWGGYEGAERTVLVFLPDYLEPEQVIQDDEYCPLAFIRAEYPADSGLSHRDFLGSLMGAGIKRETVGDILVTEKSCDLIVLKEILPFLINNLESVGRVKIKTAIISAGLLQIPEEKVLLLKDTVASLRLDSVVAAGFNLSRTKAGEYVESGKVMLNSLECDKTDKTVAEGDTLSLRGFGKIKVQEVGGLSKKGRQSIVIKKYV; translated from the coding sequence ATGATCACAAAAGCCGAAACCGTCAAAAAATATGCCCAGGATGAAGAAAGCAGACTGCTGCTTGCGCGGGCGCTGGACAAACTTGATGAATCAGAAAAGAAAAATATTCCGGTTTGCATGCGGTTCTGCAGTGAACAGCAGCGGGTGCTGCTTGGAAATGCGCTGAAAGCGAGTGGGAACCCCCGGCACTTTTTCTGGGGAGGCTATGAAGGGGCTGAGCGTACCGTATTGGTCTTTCTGCCGGACTACCTGGAGCCTGAACAAGTCATTCAGGATGATGAATATTGCCCATTAGCTTTTATCCGGGCGGAATATCCTGCAGACAGCGGCCTGTCGCATCGGGATTTCCTAGGTAGTTTGATGGGGGCAGGAATCAAGCGGGAAACGGTCGGTGACATTCTGGTCACAGAAAAAAGCTGTGATCTGATTGTCCTCAAAGAAATTTTACCGTTCCTGATAAATAATCTGGAATCAGTCGGCCGTGTCAAAATAAAAACAGCAATCATCTCTGCGGGATTGCTGCAAATACCGGAAGAAAAAGTTCTTCTGCTGAAAGACACCGTAGCCTCATTGCGGCTGGACAGTGTGGTCGCGGCAGGTTTTAACTTAAGCCGTACCAAAGCAGGGGAATATGTTGAATCCGGGAAGGTCATGCTGAATTCGCTGGAATGTGACAAAACAGATAAGACGGTTGCGGAAGGGGATACGCTATCTCTGCGCGGCTTCGGAAAAATCAAGGTTCAGGAAGTAGGCGGACTTTCTAAAAAAGGCCGCCAGTCCATCGTGATTAAAAAGTATGTCTAG